The genomic DNA tgtgtgtgtgtgtgtgtgcgtgtgtgtagggAAGCAGGGTGTAGGTCAGGGAAGGTATACGTCAGGAAGAGATATTTTAGCTGAGAGCTGAGGAAAAATAGGAATTTACttagggaagaggagagggtcaCAGTCTTTCACATCAAAGGAACTGCAGGTCTGATGGCCCTGAGGTACAGAGGCACGCAGGGAACTCGAGGAGTGAAACAATCGGTGTTTGGAACGCACTGCACCAGAGAGTTAAGACAGAGGTAAGCAATgcggctggggagggggccaagCATGGAGGGTCGTGTAGGCCCCATGAGGGATTTTGGTCTTTTTGGTTTTAATCACGCAAGTGGCATGAATTGAttggtgtttttaaaagactactctgggcaatcagataagaaaaagaaagaaaagacatctgaataggcagaaaaaaaaaagcaaattgtcTTTATATGTAGATGATATCTtgagacaaggaaactgaagggaccccatgagaaaaaagttttgttttgttttttttcctttacttcttttccagcttctattcttgctaggacctgcacccctGCCCTACACATGCCTTAatgtatgtcctccttgtaagggaTGAagatttaatgatttctttggagcCTCCAGAATGACAGATACCATCTAAGGAATGCCCAGGTGAGGCCATCATGTGCACACTCCAGACCACTGTCACTAAGCACCCTGACACTAAGACCTTCTGGCTCTAGGGAATAAGTGACTGTGACGGACACCTGGACCCTGTCCTTGCTTtgaccagttcctggatgcctgagaagaCACGTGTACCAGACCATGATGTCAATAAAAACCCAGACCCCAAGCACAGGCTCTCTTGTTTCCTTTCTGAGGCTCCCAGACACTCCATCTGATCTGGTCACTCTCTACtccttcaataaactctgcttttgCCTCCTGCTGGCTCAAGTTTGATTTCCATCCCGTGTGAAgtcaaggaccctcttggctggtcctgtgggactCCCTCTGGGTCCTCAGACCCAGCTTGCCTGCATCATCTTGGCGACCACAAAGGGACCCGCAGAGGAACATCGGTATCCCAACTTGAGTCTGCGAAGCGCAGCTTGGCTTTCGAGAACTGGTAAGTTCCACCTCTGGGAAACAGAGCTGGTTGAATACTAATGTAATTTTTGTCTCTgtgcttctctgttttcttcctccattctccagggagggagagaaactggGAAAACTTGTCTGTGAACTTGCTCTTCTTACTCCCCGCTCGCTCTCTGCTCTGAAACTCTTTTTTACTCTGGCTTCCAGACAACTTCAAGGCTGTGAGTTGTCATGACAGACTGAGTCACTCAGCTCTGAAGAAAAGGGACACTTATTCTTTCCCAATGAAAGGTGTTCTTAGGCAACTAAGGACCAAGGGAAGTATCAGAGATTATGTGAGACAGGTGTGGTCCCATAGAAAAACTTCCCCCCAACCATGGTAATTAATTTTTGGCTCACCCAGGGTTGCACACAGAAGGAATGATCATCCTGTGCTTTGAGCCCCCATGGTGGTGTTACACTGCCACTGGGAGAAACTGAGACAGGTAAGTGGGGAAGATAGGCCCGCTGGTGACTCTCTGGGAAGTTCTCCCCATAAGTAGCACATTCGATCCACTACATGCTTTCCCTAGAATAGAGTctggacttctctctctctcttttccattgcCAAGTGGATGTCTCCTCATGGCAATTCTGGGACATTGGAATTATGCTGGGGATTGGTGGCCAATCCGTTAAGAACCAAAACTCTTAGAATAAAGAGTGGCCCTGGTGCCCCCACTTGCACTGGGTTTTCGGCTTATAGGGATGAGATACAGGTCATCTTGTTGGATGAGGGAGGAGAAACGTGGCAAGCTGGAATCTCCTGCACCTTTTGCTCAGTACGCCAGCCCTATCACTCCTCTACACCTATTTCTACCCCTCTGAATTTTCGCCTTTTTCGCCCGTCACTGAGGAATTACATTGTCTGACCGTCGTATTCAGCATTAGCAGGCTTCCCTATCCTTAAGAGATTATCTTTCCTTTTGGTTTCTAGGAAACTCCATGACTTCTATCTGATTCATCTGGCTGGGGCCACTGTGGCCAATGACTCTCTCCTCTGCCTTAGATCTCTGGCATTCTGAACAATATTATCCTAGAATCTTATCCTCCCTTTGTCCCAATCTGACTCCTTGCTTACGGTCCTAAATGGGGGCAAGAGTGAGCATTTCCACGGATTCCCGTTTGTTTGTTACATAATCAGACACATTTATGCTGTAGaagttgaaaaagaagaaggtaatattctattgtaaTGAGGCTTGGCCCCAGTATCATATTTCTTGGGGGACCAAGAAACCCGGCCTGCAAATGGGACTTTGAATTACAATACCATTTTACAGCTTGGTTTATTTTGtaagagggaagggaaatggagTGAAGTGCCTTCTGTGTTACCCTTTACGGCCCTGTATCAGGACCCCAAAGGATAATGTAGTTTGCATGGCCCGAGTTCCGAAATCAGTGGAGGCACTTGACATCCTGGAACTGATTTTGATGATTGATCTGACTTGGGGGAAACCTACAGATCTTATTGTCTCATTGCTGCACTGTGGAGGAGGAAATGAGACCATGCACAGTTAAGCCAGTTAATTCGATAAAGTAAGGGAAGAAACTCAAGGAAAGGATGAAAACCCAGCTCTCTTTGGAGGCTCTTTGGTGGAGGCTTTCCAGAAGTATACCAATACAGACCCCAATTCTCCAGAAAGGCAGTCACTGTTGGCTGTGCATTTTATCCTGCAATCTGCAGCAGATATCAGCAGAAAATGACAGAAGGCAACTGGTGGGCCCCAAACTCATATGAACCAATTGTTGGATGTGgcttttgctgtttttaataatagaggaagggcagagaaggaggacaGGTTTGTCCAAAATAAATGCCATGCCTAATTTTTGGCCACAGCTTTGGGGAACTCACCACTCCTGGATCCCCGTATATGGAAACCTATGAGGCTGGACTCTGGCAAAGCCAAAATAGAGCCCCTGGCTCACAAAAGGGTGGGTCCCAATCAATGTGCTTTCAGTAAGATGGACAGCCACTGGAAAAAGGATTGTCCCCACCTCAGAAGGAAGGTTGTTCCAGACCCAAAACCTCTGCTGACCAAAATTACAGAGGACTGAAGGGGCCCGAGCTCTCCCTATGGCTTCTCCCAGACATCTCAACATGACATACCAGGAGCCTCAGGCGATCTCTGAAGGGGCAAGTAAGGATATTGAGTTTTTATTGGACACAGGGGCCACTTACTCTGTCCTGACTCAGTCTAATGGGCTTCTCTCCCAGCACTCTTGTACAGTTATTGGAATAGATGGATGGCCACAGGTGAAGACAATTTACTTGTTCACTAGCTTGTGGCATTGGCTGTCTCTTGCTTTCACATAGCTTTCTCCTGATACCTGAATGCCCTACTCCCTTACTGGGGGCAACTTACTTGCTAAGCCACAAACTACCATCCAAAGAGGACTGACAGACCCAAATATagagaaaacaaagtttataATGATAATGGGCCTAGCCATACAAGTGGGAAATAACATCTATGTGCCAGACAGTATACTGTCCCATATTACAATCAGAATAATGCCCAATGTATGGGAAACAGAAGTTCCCGGGAGAGCCAATAATATTTCACCCATTTGTTATCTCCCTAAGACCACGTGTAGAATATTCTTGGAAAAGACCAGAGACCCAAAAAGGTATTCGGCCTCTaattaagaaatttttgaaatatggGTTATTAACCCTTTGTCAGTCACCCTGTAATATCCCCATTCTACCAGTTAAGAAGCCAAATGGGCAGTGCTGCTTTATCCAGGATTTGAGCGCAATTAATGAGGCTGTGATCCCTATTCATCCTAGAGTCCCTAACCCTTACACTACACTGACACAAGTTCCTCCAGATGCAAACTTATGGTATTAGACTTAAAGGAGGTTTTCTTCTGCATACCAGAACACCCTGACTCCCTAtatctttttgcttttgaatGGACTGACCCTGATACTTGTGAGACCTCCCAGCTGACCTGGACAGTGCTGCCTCAGGGATTCAGAGACAGCCCACATTTGTTTGGGAAGGCTTTAAAAAGGGAATGGGGGAATTTACAACTGATTAATGGAACTTTATTTCAATATGTGGGTGATATATTGACTGCTAGCCCAACAAAAGAGTATTCTGATGAAAATACAATCATCACCCATAACTTTTTAGGACAATGGGGATAGAGAGTATCTCCCCAGAAAACCCAGACTTCTAAGGAGAAAGTTCAATATCCGGGCGATGTCCTCACTCCAGGGGCACGGACACTGGCCCAGGACAGAAAATCAGCCATACTGAATATTTTAGTGCCACAAGCAAAAAGGCAATTAAGAATCTTCTTAAGCATGTAGGCTTTTGTTGCATTTGGATTCCAGGGTTTAGCCTAATGGCTAAACCCCTTTATAAAGCATTATAAGGAAGTGATTTAGAACCCCTGCAATGGAATGATGACTGCCACCAAGCCTTCAAAGGtatgaaagaaaaactgagcaCTGCTCCTGTCTTAGGGCTCCCAAACCTGGAAAAACCTTTCACCTTATACgtgtgagaaaggagaggaataACTTTGTGTCTCCCAACTCAAAAACTCAGACCTGTTCCTAGACCAGTAGCTTATTTCTCCAAACATTTAGATATGGTAGCAGAAGGATGGCCAGGATGTTTACAAGCAGTGGCTGTGACTGCCCACGGAGTTGGAGAAGCTAGCATATTAACTCTAGGAAAACATCTGGATGTCACGATCCCACAGCAAGTCCAAGGGGTTTAGAAGCCAAAGGGCATGAATGCTTAACAGGCGAGAGATCACTGAGGTATCGAGCCCTCCTCCTTGACACCCCTGATGTAACTAACCCTCCAGGTGCGTGGAGGCTTAAACCCAGCTCCTCTATTACTTGATGAAGGCAAGCAGGAGCTTCTAATCCACTCCTGTGTGGACACTGTACAACTAGTGTATTCAAATCGGTCTGATTTAAAGGACAAACCTCTGCCCAATCCAGAGGCTGAATGGTTTACGGATGGAAGTAGCTTTACGCATGAGGGAACCAGAAAAATCGGATATGCTATTGTCAGCCTACAGGAAATAACTGAGGCAAAAGCTTTGCCTCCCCATACTTCAGCACAAAAGGCCGAATTAATTGCTTTAATCTGAGCAGTACAACTAGGTAAAGGgttaaagttaaatatatacccTGACTCCAAATATGGCTTCTTAATATTTCATGCCCATGCAGCCATCTGGAAAAAATGGGTACTATCAAATTCAAACAGCTCCCCTATAAAACGTAAAGGGGAAATGTTAACATTACTAGAGGCTGTAACCTTGTGAGGGGGCAGTTGTACATTGTAAAGCACACCAAACAGACCAAACCATCACGAGTAAAGGAAACGATTTTGCGGACAGAATAGCAATAGGGACAGCAAGGAAGAAAGAGCTTGTTACACAGGTGTTAGCTTCCAGAAGGTCCTCTGCCAGAAGGCAGCCCAAGCTATATTCCCTCTGAAGCTCAATGGGCCTCACAAAAGGGATTTGAAACTGATTGGGACGGtatgtattaaataataaagatgtaCTCCCCAAGGCATTGCAATGGAAAATAATTAAGCCTTCTTCTGCCGCTCCTGGTGCTGCTGGCGCGCTCGCTCAGTGTGGACCTGGCACCGCTTCGGAGAAGCGGCAGCTGAGGAGGCCCGGTGCTCGCCATGGCTGAGGAAAAGCCCAAGGAAGAAGTCCTGACTGAGAACAACAACCATATCCATTTGAAGGTGGCGGGGCAGGATGGTTCTATGGTGTACTTTAAGATTAAGAGGCATACGCTACTCAGTAAGCTGATGAAAGCCTACTGTGAACGACAGGGTCTGCCGGTGACACAGGTCAGGTTCCGCTTCGACGGGCACCCGATCAAGGAAACAGACACGCCAGCACTGCTGGACATGCAGGACGAAGATATAATCGACGTGTTCCAGCAGCAGACAGGAGGCATCCACTGAAACGGGAGCTCGCTGCTTTACTCCAGGACTCTGTTCCTCCCAACCAAGAAGACGTTCTCAGCTGGCAAACCCCAATTCGGTCCCACCACACCCTGATGCCTGCAGTAGagttttctccattctttcactttcccctttcccattcctttttttttgacATCAAGTAACTATACATGTGCATAAGCacattgcccttttttttttttttaaactaaatggcCAATGGTATGTTTTGATTGACATCAAATGGAGACGGGATGAGGGAAAATACTGGTTCTGTGAGAATACCCCCTTTCTCCACTAGGGGCACACTCAGTCAGCTCTTGTCTTTATATTCCAGCAAGTTGTTTTGCTTTCATGgtttaacaaaaaaagaacataaaaatctaTGCATACCTTGTGTGATtggagaattttaatgtttttcatttatcattgcAAAACCAAGgacaattttataacttttttgtaTGTAGCTGTTACATGTAAGACGATCCGTCTTTAAGTGGGGATAGATTACTCTAAAAGAAATGAGTCCTACATTGTTTTCCTTTCAAGTCAAGCATCTTGTTGTTTAAATAAACttcttgtttaaaatgaaaaaaaaaaaaagaaaaataattaagcaaaTACATTACTCACTTTGGTAGAGACACTAAGGAAAATCTACTGCAGCAAGTATTTGGAGGAAAGAATCTGGCCAAAACTATAAGAGAAGTACCAGAGTATGTGAGATTTGTATCAGAAATGACCCAGGGTCCCATCCTATGCCTCCCCTCTTAAATAAGCCAGTTCATTATGGAGGCATTTACCACAGGGAAGACTGACAAACTGACCTCACTCAAAAGCCACCCTCTCTGGGATGTAAGTATCTTTTGGCTTATGTGGATACATTGACAGGGTAGGTAGAGGCCTTCCTTATTATGACAGACAGGGCTTTAGatgtttctaagattttattagtCATACCTAGGTTTGGACTTCTCTGAAGTCTGCAAAGTGATAATGGACCCTCTTTCGCTGCTAAAAATAACACAACAATTATCAGTGACCCTAGGGATCTGCTATCAACTTCATCTCTCATGGAGGCCTCAATCTTCAGGAAAAGTGAACCACAACTTTAAGCGAACTTTGGCAAAACTCTGTTGAGAAACTCATGAAACATGGTATAAGATGTTGCTGATTGCTTTACTAAAAATAAGAGTGGCTCCAAAGGGGAATCTTAAATTGAGCCCCTTTGAAATAACATATGGAAGAACTTTTCTCACTGCAACTTTATGGTTTGCTGAGGAAAccaatcaaattttaaaatatataaacagtgTGGGTAAAGCACTAGTCTCTCCAAAAGTATGGAAATAAAGTACTTCCGAACCCCACTGAAGACAAGCGGTCTCTGCCAATGCCATCAGGGAGCAAGATACCATTAAAGATATGGAAAAAGGGGTGACCAGAAGATCAGCTTGAACCAAGGTGGGAAGGGCCCTATCAACTTTTACTCAGCACCCCCACAGCAGTAAAACTTAAAGGTATTTTTAGCTAGGATCACTTGTCCAGAATCAAACCTATCTCTCCTGAGTCTCTGCAGGAGCCAACTTCGATACTGCCTCCAAGGGAAGAAGGGGACACATATGCCTGTGAGCCTGTCAACGAATTAAGCTATCTTTTCAAGAAAATACCTGCTGCATGTCTACCTGAAGCTCCTAGCATCCACCCGCGCCTGTGACCCTGAGGAAAAGACTAAAGTTGCTGCTCTGAAGGACCAATAAGTAAGGTTCAATGGTGCTTTTCAAATCTTTCACTTTTCTGAATTTACTCTTTCCTTACCTATATCTAGGAAAAGCTACTGGCTCTAATGTATTTTTGCAGTGGGCTCAACACTACGCTGATAGTTTACAGAAAAGTTCCTGCTGGGTTTGTGGCCTCTTGCCGTTATCCAGCACCTCAGGCCTCCCGTGGTGGGTTTCTCCTTTACAAGGCACAGACTGGCATTACTTACACCAATATATAAAAGATATGGTTTTCCATCCCAATTCAAGCATATATAGGGACATCTCTATCACTAACAAAGATGTTTCTTGTTGGCCTATGGTAAATACTACCTGGAATTCTCCAGGccataaaagacatttttcctaCCCCCAGACCACCAAAATCATGACTGAATATGCCAACTCTAAGATTGAAAGTAAAGCATTGTGGGGAACAACTAAGCCTGATAATATGAGAATTACTCAGGATGGTTATTTTCAAGTATGGGATGAATTTATGTGGCTTACTCCTACCATAGGCCAGTTAAACCAGAAAGCTCTTTTATGTTGGGAGCAAAGAAATCATACCTATGATGCCTGGCCTAATAGCACCCGTAAATTAGGATGGCTCTCCCCAGGAGCTTGTACCCATATCATAATTTTACAAGCAACTGATTGGTTTGCTACTGATTGGATAAGACGACCAGGCATCAGATGGTTAGCACCCAATGGAACTCAATGGCTATGTGGCACAAATTTGTGGCCTTGGCTACCCCCTGGATGGATAGGGCGCTGTACCCTGGGCTTTCCCTGGATGCAAGGGACATTGCGTAATAAATTACCAACGCCTGCAAATTATCCCTATCTACTCCATCGCTGGACACGGTCAGTCTTCCACTGGTATGACCACCTATTAGGTATTTTACTGCCCCAACTGGGAATGGAAGACATAATCTGGCACGTAGAGGCCCTTACAAACTATACCACACGCGCCCTTAATGACAGTATGCATGCAATCAGCCTGTTAAATTCTGAAGTTGCATTAATGAGAATGGCTGTATTACAAAATAGGATGGCCTTAGACGTAATAACAGCAGCTCAAGGAGGAACCTGTGCTATCATTAAGTCTGAATGTTGTGTATATATCCCAGATAACTCAGCTAATGTATCTAAACTTTTATCAGACATGCACGTCCAAATTGAAGGAATGTCTGACACCTCTAGTTCCCTCAATGATTGGATTTCATCCTGGTTTAGTGGAAATGGATGGTCTTGGTGGAAAAAACTTCTTTTACTTGCAGTAACAGTAGTTCTGCTAGGGCTCTTTCTTTGCTGTGGGAGCTACTGTTGTTGCATTCTCTGCATGAATATGTCAGAAAAATTAACAGAACGGATATTCTCTAGGAGGCGTTCTATTATCATAAGGCCTCATGAACATCTCTGACGATCTACAAGTAGGGGCCCTTCATTTAATCAAGATTTTTATGCATTCCAATAGGCAGGGTCTACAATCCCTTTCAGCCTGAAGAAGctacagaagatgagaccttcgCCCTTCAACACCCCCTAAGAATAGAAGGATGAAAATCCCAAAGCAGGGAATGAGACAGGGAAACCGAAGGGACCccgtgagaaaaaaaatgttgtttttttccccctttgcttctttttcccgcttctattcttgctagaaCCTGCACCCTTGCCCTACACATACCTTACTGTATGTCCTCCTCATAAGGGATGAAGAGTTAATGATTTatttggagtcttccagcacaacaTACCATCTAAGGAATGACCAGGTGAGGCCATTTTGTGCACATTATAGACCACTGTCACTAAACACCTTCATGCCAAGACCCCCTGGCTCCAGGGAATAATTGACTTATGATGGACACCTGGACCCTGTCTTCATTCTGAtcagttcctggatgcctgagaagaCACATGCAGAAGACTGCAATCATCAATAAAAACCTCAGACGCCAAGCAAAgactccctcttttcctttctgagtcgCCCAGATACTCCATCTGTATCTTCTCTCTATaccttcaataaactctgctttcacctcCTGCTGGCTCATGTTTGACTTCCACCCTGTgggaagccaaggaccctcttggctggtccagTGGGACCCCCTCTGAGTTCTCAGACCTGACCCACCTGCATCAAGATGAACttatacacacaaaaatcctaaggactccaccaaaaagctgctAGAACTAACTAGTCAACCAATTCAGTagagttgcaggatataaaaccaacatcagaaaacagttgcatttgtttttttaaaaaagatattatttatttatttatttgagagagagagagaaagagagacagcatgagagagcggcagagggagagagaaaagcagattccctcctgagcagggagcctgagacagggctcgatcccaggaccctgggatcatgacatgagctgaaggcagacacttaaccgactgagccacccaggtgccgaacagttgcatctctatacactaataacaaaacagtttaaaaacaacaataaaaataatcccattcacagtaacatccaaaagaataagatacaaaggaataaatctacccaaggagatgaaagatctaCACTGATAAGTACAAGACTTTGCTGAAAGAAgatgaagacaacacaaatggaaaaaaatatccctgttcatggatcagaagaaataACATTGTTGAAATGCTGGTATCACcaaaagccatctacagattcaatgtaatccctatcaaaattccaatggcatttttcttaGAACTAGAAAAACCGATCCTACAACTTGTATAAATGTGAAGGACCCTGGAGAGCTAAAGCAGTCTTGCAAAAGAACAACACTGCTGGAGGCATTACACTTTCTGATTTCCAACTACActtcaaagctacagtaatcaaaaccatatggtactggcacagaaacagacacagagaccaatggaacagaatcaagagcacAGAAACAAACTCCTGCATATACAGTCAACtcatatttgacaagggagccaagaatactaaATGCAGAAAGGATAgcacttcaataaatggtgctgggaaaaccggatagtcacatacagaagaatggaaTTAGACCCCTATTTTACATCGCTCACAAAAgcaaacttaaaatggattaaagacttaaatttaagacctgaaccataaaactcctagaagaaaacatggagaaaGTCTCCTTGACGttggtcttggcagtgatt from Ailuropoda melanoleuca isolate Jingjing chromosome 11, ASM200744v2, whole genome shotgun sequence includes the following:
- the CAR1 gene encoding syncytin-Car1 precursor, with the translated sequence MVLFKSFTFLNLLFPYLYLGKATGSNVFLQWAQHYADSLQKSSCWVCGLLPLSSTSGLPWWVSPLQGTDWHYLHQYIKDMVFHPNSSIYRDISITNKDVSCWPMVNTTWNSPGHKRHFSYPQTTKIMTEYANSKIESKALWGTTKPDNMRITQDGYFQVWDEFMWLTPTIGQLNQKALLCWEQRNHTYDAWPNSTRKLGWLSPGACTHIIILQATDWFATDWIRRPGIRWLAPNGTQWLCGTNLWPWLPPGWIGRCTLGFPWMQGTLRNKLPTPANYPYLLHRWTRSVFHWYDHLLGILLPQLGMEDIIWHVEALTNYTTRALNDSMHAISLLNSEVALMRMAVLQNRMALDVITAAQGGTCAIIKSECCVYIPDNSANVSKLLSDMHVQIEGMSDTSSSLNDWISSWFSGNGWSWWKKLLLLAVTVVLLGLFLCCGSYCCCILCMNMSEKLTERIFSRRRSIIIRPHEHL
- the LOC100470961 gene encoding small ubiquitin-related modifier 2-like, which codes for MAEEKPKEEVLTENNNHIHLKVAGQDGSMVYFKIKRHTLLSKLMKAYCERQGLPVTQVRFRFDGHPIKETDTPALLDMQDEDIIDVFQQQTGGIH